The Corynebacterium atypicum genome contains the following window.
CGGGCAGAAGATGCGCCTCGGTCAGGATCTGAAACCCGTTGCAGATGCCGAGCACCGGCATGCCCTTGCCTGCGGCCTCGACCACGGACCGCATCACGGGCGCAAGCGCCGAGATCGCCCCGCTGCGCAGGTAGTCCCCATAGGAGAAGCCCCCGGGCACGACCACGGCGTCGACCTTCTTGAGGTCCTCGTCGGCGTGCCAGAGCTCCACAAGCTCCGCGCCCGCATAGCGCACTGCCCGCGCCGCGTCGACGTCGTCAAGCGTTCCCGGAAACGTGATGACCCCGATGCGTGCGGTCACTTGGCCTCCCCCTGCTCGCGCTCGGGCGCGCTGACCTCCACGGCAAAATCTTCGATCACCGTGTTGGCCAGAAGGGTCTGCGCCACCTGTTCGAGCTCCTCCCGGCTGACCGAATCCGCCACCTCGAGCTCGAAGCGCTTGCCCTGGCGTACGTCTAAGACGCCCTCGACGCCCATCCGCGCCAGCGCCCGCTGCACGGCCTGACCTTGAGGATCCAGAATTTCTGCCTTCGGCATCACATTGACTACTACCCGCGCCACTTACGCCTGTCCCCTTTTCTTAGTGTTTAAAAACTGCCAGCGTACAGATCCCCAGCCTAGCGGGCCGTCTGCTGCTCGGGCTGCGGGTAGGCCTCCAAGTTGATCTGCGGGGTGGGCTGGAGACGCTCCTGGGCGGGGTTGGCCACCGAGGGGTTGCGCTTGAAGTCGCCGTGCTCGTCATCCTCTGCGCTGGCCACGTAGGGGTCCTTGCCATCGAGCACGCGCCGGGCCTTATCCGCGTCCAGGGTGTGCGTCCACTTGCCCACCAACAGCGTGGCGATCGAGTTGCCGGCAAAGTTGGTCAGCGCGCGGGCCTCGGACATGAACTTATCCACGCCCACCAACAGGTCCACCCCGTGCAAGAGCTCCGGGCGGTGCGACTGCAACCCGGCGGCCAGCGTCGCGATGCCCGCGCCCGACACGCCCGCAGCACCCTTGGAGGCGATGATCATGAAGACCAACAGCCCAATCTGCTCGCCCATGTTCATCGGCATGTTCATCGCGTCCGAGATGAAGATCGCGGCCATCGTCATGTAGATCGCGGTGCCGTCGAGGTTGAACGAGTAACCGGTGGGCACCACGATCCCCACCGTCGACTTCTCGACGCCGATGTGCTCCATCTTGCGCATCAGGTTCGGCAGCGCGGACTCCGAAGAACTGGTGGCGAAGATCAAGAGGTACTCGCGTCCCAGATACTTGACCAGCTTGAACACGTTAAAGCCGGTGAAGATCTTCAGGATGAGGCCCAAGACGCCGAAGATGAAGATCGCGCACGTGATGTAGAAGGCCAGGATAAGAATGCCCAGCTGCACCACCGCGTCCATGCCGGTGGCGCCGACCACGGCAGCCATCGCGCCGAAGGCGCCGATCGGAGCCAGCCAGAGGATCCAGGACAGGAGCTTGAACACGAGCTTCTGCAGGTGGGCGACGAAGGCCAGGATCGGCTCGCCGCGCTCGCCCATCGACTGCACGGCGAAGCCGACCAGCAGCGCGATGAGCAGCACCTGCAGCACCGAGCCGGAGGTGAAGGCGGAGAAGAAGGTCTCTGGGATGATCGACTGGACAAAGCCGACCAAGCCCTCGCCCTCGGCCGGCGCAGCGCCGCCGAAGCTAGAGGACTCGTCCACCGGGATGTTCAGGCCCTCGCCCGGGTCAATGAGGTTGCCCACGATAAGCCCCACGGCTAGCGCGAACGTGGTCATCACCATGAAGTAGGCGATGGCCAGGCCGCCGGCCTTGCCCACCGAGGCCGCCGCGCGCACCGATCCGATGCCCAGCACAATCGTGCAGAAAATGATCGGCGGCACGATCATCTTGATCAGCGCCACAAAGCTCGTGCCCAATGGCTTGAGGCTTTCGCCGAAGGACGGCGCGACAAAGCCGACTATCACGCCGCCTATCAGAGCCGCGATGACGGCAATGTAGAGCCAGTGCGTGCGGTCTTTCCGGGGAGCCTTGGGCTCAGCGATCTTGGGATTACCCACCGGGAGATCGAACTGATTGGGAGATCCGGCGCTTTCTACAGCTTTGCTGCTATCTGGCGACCGGTGGTCATCGTGAGTCATCGACGCCTCTTTTCTAGAGGAACTGAGATGGCGGTTACCCGCTCGGATGGATATTCCGTTAATTATTCTCCGCGTGACCTAAAACTCACATTCAAGGGGTTACCCACGGTGGGTTTGCCCACGTCCCGGCTACCCCCGCAGCCCTGTAGCCTGGTTGACCAGCCACGCATACTCGAAGGCCGTCTGGCGCCACCGGGCGTAGCGCCCGGAGACCCCGCCGTGCCCGGCGGACATCTCTGTTTTGAGTAAGAAAGTACCGCCGGTGGCTGTAGCCCGCAAGCGAGCGATCCACTTCGCCGGCTCCACGTACAGCACCCGCGTATCATTCAGCGAGGTCACGGCCAGAATGTTGGGATAGTCCTGGGGCCGGACGTTCTCATAGGGCGCGTAGGAAGCCATGTACTGATAGACCTCTGGGTCATGCAGCGGGTCGCCCCATTCGTCCCATTCCGTGACCGTTAGCGGTAGCTCTGGCAAAAGGATCGAGGTGAGCGGATCCACAAAGGGCACCACCGCCAGGATGGCCTTGAAACGATCGCCGCCCATGTTGGCCACCGCGCCGGCGAGCATCCCGCCCGCGGAGCCGCCCTCCATGACCAGCCGGTCCGGAGCCGTCATGTTGCGGGCGATGAGGTCGTCGGCCACCGCGATGAAGTCCGTGAAGGTGTTCTTCTTTTCCAGCTTCTTGCCGTGGTCGTACCACCCGCGGCCGAGCTCGCCGCCACCGCGCACGTGTGCGACCGCGAAGACCATCCCGCGATCCAAAAGTGACAGCCGGGCGATGGAAAACGCCGGATCGGTCGCCGCCTCGTAGGAGCCGTAGCCGTACAGCAGCATCGGGCGCGGCCCGGCCATCGGGTCCACGTCCTTGCGGTGCACCACCGACACCGGGATTTCGGCCTCGTCCGAGGCCTTCGCCCACAGCCGGTAGGCCGTGTACTGCTCGGGATCGTAGCCGCCGACAACCTCCTGCTGCTTAAGCAGCCGGCGCTCGCCAGTGGACACCCAGTAGTCAAAGATCTGCGCCGGGGTGGTAAACGAACCGTAAGTCAGCCGCACCACCTGGGCATCCCACTCGGGGTTGCCCAGGACCCCCACGGTGAACAACTCCTCGTCGAACTCGAGCTCGTCGAAGGCGCCCGGTTGCGGCCGGGCCGACGCGGCGTCATCACCAGCAAGCCGCAGCACCGCAGCCCGACCGATGCCGCCGCGCCGGTAGCCGGCGAAGATGAAGTCGCGATAGCAGTCCACGCCCTCCACGCGGGAGGTCTCGCTGTGCTCGATGAGCCGGTCGAGTTCCCTTAAGCCCGGAAGCATCGAGTCCTTATTCTCCGGCACGGGGCGCGGCAGCGCGGAATCGCCCACCGGGCAGGTGCCCACGGCAAAGTTCGGCCCCGTCGCATTGTGGGTGACCACCCAAGAATCCTCGCCGGCAAGCACCGCGTGGTCCACGTCGTATTCGACCCCTTGCTCGCGCGGCCACAGCACGCGAAACTCGCCCTCTGGGGTGGACATGTCCAGCACCCAGGTCTCCGAGGTGACTTTCGACGCCGCCTCGATGATGAGGAAGCGCTGCGAGCGCGTCGCGCCCACGCCAACGTTAAAGCGCGCATCCGTTTCCTCGAAGACGCACACGTCCTCGCGCTGCGCGGTGCCGATCTTGTGCCGCCAGACTTTGTCCGGGCGCCAAGCCTCGTCGACGGTCAGGTAGAACAGGTAGTCCTCTCCCGCCCAGGTAGCCCCGTAGAAGATGCCGTCCAGTCGATCGCCGAGCAGCTCGCCGGAATCCAGATCCTTGACAAAGAGCTCGAAACGCTCGTCGCCCCGGGTGTCCACCGAGTACGCTAACAGGCGCCCGCTGTTCGTCACCGAGCTCGCGCCCAGCGAGAAGAACTCGTGGCCTTCGGCGAGCTCGTTGAGGTCCAAGATGACCTGCTCGCCTTCCGGGGCGCAGCCCTCCGGAATCACCGGGGGAACCCACTCGTCCGAGCCCTCCGCCACCGGCAGGCGGCAAGAAAAGCCGTAATCCAAGCCTTCCTCGGTGCGCCCGTAGTACCACCACGACCCGGCGCGCTGCGGGATCGACATGTCAGTCTGCTTGGTCCGCGAGGCGATCTCGGTATAGATGTTCTCGCGCAACTCGCCGAGGCCAGAGGTCATGTGTTCGGTGTAGGCGTTCTCGGCCTCGAGAAGCTCGCGGACTTCCGGGGACTGCTTGTCGCGCAGCCACTCGTAATCGTCGATGAAGCTGAAGCCGTGGTGCAGCCGCTCGACGGGGCGTACTGGGGCGACCGGGGGCGTGGTCTGTTCAACACTCATGGCCCCCGATGCTAGCGACTCGCCCGGGGTGGCCCCGGCGCGGGCCGAGGCGGTCTCGCGCGCGACGGCGCGGCGCTACTCGGAGTCGGTGCCTACCCAGGCGCTAAAGGATTTCCCGGAGACCAGCTCGTAGGCCTCCACGTAGCGATCCCGGGTGGCCTCGACCACGGAGCCGGGAAGCGCCGGCGGTTCCTCCTCGGAGGCCTGGTTCCAACCCGAGTCCGGGCCCGTCAGCCAGTCGCGCACGTACTGCTTGTCAAAGCTGGGCTGCGTCTTGCCCGCGGCGTAACCCTCCTGAGGCCAATAGCGCGAGGAGTCCGGGGTGAGCACTTCGTCGGCAAGCACCAGCTGACCGGACTCGTCGAGCCCGAACTCGAACTTCGTATCGGCGAGGATCACTCCCCTGGCCTCCGCGAGCCGAGCCGCCTGGCGGTAGATGTCCAAGGTCGCCTCGCGCAGCTGTACCGCGCGATCGTGGCCGAGGTCGCGCACCACGGCGTCAAAAGTCACGTTCTCATCGTGATCGCCCAGCTCCGCCTTGCGCGCCGGGGTGAAGATGGGCTCTGTTAGCTTGCTCGCCTCGGTCAGCCCGGCGGGCAGCTCAACGCCGCACACCGCTCCGGTCTTGCGGTACTCGCGCAGCCCTGAGCCGGTCAGGTAGCCGCGGGCCACGCACTCGAACGGAAGCATGTCGAGCTTCTTGGTCACCATCGCCCGGCCCAGCGCGGCCTCCGGGATCCGGGGGTCATCGGCGGGGCCGGCCAGGTGGTTGGGAAAGTCGATGGCGTCGAAGAAGAAAAAGCTCATCGCCGTCAGCACCCGACCCTTATCTGGAATCTCGGTGTCCAGGATGTGGTCGAAGGCAGAGATCCGGTCGGTGGCGAGGATCAGCAGGTGCTCCTCGTCGACTGAGTAGATCTCGCGGACCTTGCCGGCGGTCAGGTGCGTGTACGCAGAGAGGTCAGGACGCATAGGCGGCAGTGTAGTCCGCTGAGCGCTCTGGCCCGGTTACAGGATCTCCTGGCCCCGGTAGACGGCGGCCTGCGGGTGCGCCTCAGCCAGGCGAGCCACCTCGCTGATCACGCGGTCTACCTGTGACTGCGCGGCACCGATGAAAGCGTGCCGGTCCGCCAGGGCCGC
Protein-coding sequences here:
- the purS gene encoding phosphoribosylformylglycinamidine synthase subunit PurS, encoding MARVVVNVMPKAEILDPQGQAVQRALARMGVEGVLDVRQGKRFELEVADSVSREELEQVAQTLLANTVIEDFAVEVSAPEREQGEAK
- a CDS encoding phosphoribosylaminoimidazolesuccinocarboxamide synthase gives rise to the protein MRPDLSAYTHLTAGKVREIYSVDEEHLLILATDRISAFDHILDTEIPDKGRVLTAMSFFFFDAIDFPNHLAGPADDPRIPEAALGRAMVTKKLDMLPFECVARGYLTGSGLREYRKTGAVCGVELPAGLTEASKLTEPIFTPARKAELGDHDENVTFDAVVRDLGHDRAVQLREATLDIYRQAARLAEARGVILADTKFEFGLDESGQLVLADEVLTPDSSRYWPQEGYAAGKTQPSFDKQYVRDWLTGPDSGWNQASEEEPPALPGSVVEATRDRYVEAYELVSGKSFSAWVGTDSE
- a CDS encoding cation:dicarboxylate symporter family transporter; protein product: MTHDDHRSPDSSKAVESAGSPNQFDLPVGNPKIAEPKAPRKDRTHWLYIAVIAALIGGVIVGFVAPSFGESLKPLGTSFVALIKMIVPPIIFCTIVLGIGSVRAAASVGKAGGLAIAYFMVMTTFALAVGLIVGNLIDPGEGLNIPVDESSSFGGAAPAEGEGLVGFVQSIIPETFFSAFTSGSVLQVLLIALLVGFAVQSMGERGEPILAFVAHLQKLVFKLLSWILWLAPIGAFGAMAAVVGATGMDAVVQLGILILAFYITCAIFIFGVLGLILKIFTGFNVFKLVKYLGREYLLIFATSSSESALPNLMRKMEHIGVEKSTVGIVVPTGYSFNLDGTAIYMTMAAIFISDAMNMPMNMGEQIGLLVFMIIASKGAAGVSGAGIATLAAGLQSHRPELLHGVDLLVGVDKFMSEARALTNFAGNSIATLLVGKWTHTLDADKARRVLDGKDPYVASAEDDEHGDFKRNPSVANPAQERLQPTPQINLEAYPQPEQQTAR
- a CDS encoding S9 family peptidase; translated protein: MSVEQTTPPVAPVRPVERLHHGFSFIDDYEWLRDKQSPEVRELLEAENAYTEHMTSGLGELRENIYTEIASRTKQTDMSIPQRAGSWWYYGRTEEGLDYGFSCRLPVAEGSDEWVPPVIPEGCAPEGEQVILDLNELAEGHEFFSLGASSVTNSGRLLAYSVDTRGDERFELFVKDLDSGELLGDRLDGIFYGATWAGEDYLFYLTVDEAWRPDKVWRHKIGTAQREDVCVFEETDARFNVGVGATRSQRFLIIEAASKVTSETWVLDMSTPEGEFRVLWPREQGVEYDVDHAVLAGEDSWVVTHNATGPNFAVGTCPVGDSALPRPVPENKDSMLPGLRELDRLIEHSETSRVEGVDCYRDFIFAGYRRGGIGRAAVLRLAGDDAASARPQPGAFDELEFDEELFTVGVLGNPEWDAQVVRLTYGSFTTPAQIFDYWVSTGERRLLKQQEVVGGYDPEQYTAYRLWAKASDEAEIPVSVVHRKDVDPMAGPRPMLLYGYGSYEAATDPAFSIARLSLLDRGMVFAVAHVRGGGELGRGWYDHGKKLEKKNTFTDFIAVADDLIARNMTAPDRLVMEGGSAGGMLAGAVANMGGDRFKAILAVVPFVDPLTSILLPELPLTVTEWDEWGDPLHDPEVYQYMASYAPYENVRPQDYPNILAVTSLNDTRVLYVEPAKWIARLRATATGGTFLLKTEMSAGHGGVSGRYARWRQTAFEYAWLVNQATGLRG